One genomic region from Drosophila busckii strain San Diego stock center, stock number 13000-0081.31 chromosome 3R, ASM1175060v1, whole genome shotgun sequence encodes:
- the LOC108604275 gene encoding zinc finger matrin-type protein CG9776 isoform X1, translated as MDEHMALKHSADKRLASSLDDGPPGVDGTDASEKNEEIAGAPTSRKNSKSKSTSRRRSNSRHASPPMRRRRSHSRSPTPPPQRRGRYDSPDYGRYGPRRRFDRRRSPDRDRRRSPPRRGRRYGRSRSRSRSISPPRRGGGGRGGSPPMRWSPKKKPVSPPPVQQLGPPAGGYGVMPGPMYGAGPYGGGDVYGHQYGMAPPNAFPPQGPPPGYAMQGPPPGQAPGFNTGYGAWVVNEYGQQVWMPQPMASVPPTVPEGMGVQQAALVVPVPQLEQPQQQAIIEEQPPPALESAGLPAQDAVAQEAENQKDELKKQRTNYIKKVSLLKKEMKVLKEQRNDLTSGEAPPSPTTKNFIEENDRLQVQIKKKLDTIENVIDMLNGIIGDEEAEEEQEETPKSQPEQSNSKSGQATGTSTTSDSSADSFDSSSSSSSSSDSSSEAEGEADNDNDTNSPTDRLKACAIQSMKAKQAAASKQADPAQNCNLVFFDPEQHWCESCNAFPKTARDYLKHLHAEEHMNRETVETPWHVGIDHDPFPTIDKAPVKRVPVRGLQFLVPASAWYCKLCSVWIGDLHCASAHLKSRMHANRYDLFLKKQPNYESEWHSKREKAQQQQKESEEVKQKKADEKVSKKRKKKSSDKKKKKRKHSKKHKRNATSTSSSTADSSSSDEEEHSKQQPKKEPVDAATATINAASIRVAMRKQEGPQEVAQPQVAPPPPPIIKDAFNADKRGKWTSSANEDGKVEEQKKRDDAMLQQWNPVISESEKKIIEDLKGKLKNKLRPGAESKSNSSAAVEEKPKRALSKRRSNSRGRSDRSERERRDRERDRERERDRDRDRERERRDRERDRDRERRRVRSSRSRSRGNRRSRSRDTRRRRSRSRQRSEERVERVERPVVKHSEFRPRAQPAPAKSTEPKKEKKEPPAKPKSTSAGGKKLPFIGKMPVLKKQPTVAPAIAAGYAEAAVYTNGVGLENAGLVPPPPPPPGGMSMSAATRAAAPTAAQIQMAMMEDVYGNAPPFHPDAGMMMDYDELMPDPVQFANLMTNCPPPPPPGGDSAGASSLDAEQMQEDAAEEDVLPPGIDEVEPDHMSQPLATTTATEDDGVLPQDFAEALDIIFPTERAGDEEADGNSNVNNVPQTITTIVEDEPVLDEQNLHDLAKQGIHLVSIDGNAKRSSIDEQLMEESSQTLDEAPALPLVNGNAATPQQIPMPATPPPPATTTTTEVAITTELKLKEREQLQLEVGDIPQPPDSPTDSEKLRRQAELEELAMLGIDSSDMAAQYAL; from the exons ATGGACGAGCACATGGCGCTGAAACATAGCGCAGACAAGCGTCTGGCAAGTTCGTTAGATGATGGTCCACCCGGCGTTGATGGCACCGATGCGAGTGAAAAAAACGAGGAAATCGCTGGAGCGCCAACATCCcgcaaaaatagcaaaagtaaaTCAACGTCACGACGTCGCTCAAATTCTCGGCACGCATCGCCGCCAATGAGACGCAGACGTTCACATTCACGCTCGCCGACGCCGCCACCACAACGGCGTGGTCGCTATGATTCGCCGGACTATGGTCGTTACGGCCCAAGGCGTCGATTTGATCGCAGACGCTCACCAGACCGGGACCGCAGGCGTTCACCACCGCGTCGTGGCAGACGTTACGGCAGATCCAGATCGCGTTCACGCAGTATATCACCGCCTAGACGCGGCGGTGGTGGACGTGGTGGGAGTCCTCCAATGCGTTGGTCACCTAAAAAGAAGCCAGTCTCACCGCCACCGGTGCAGCAGTTAGGGCCCCCAGCAGGCGGCTATGGAGTCATGCCGGGACCGATGTATGGAGCAGGACCATATGGAGGAGGAGATGTATATGGACATCAGTATGGCATGGCGCCACCAAATGCCTTTCCCCCGCAGGGACCGCCACCAGGCTATGCAATGCAGGGACCACCACCAGGACAGGCACCTGGCTTTAACACTGGCTACGGTGCTTGGGTTGTCAATG AATATGGTCAGCAGGTATGGATGCCGCAACCGATGGCCAGCGTACCGCCAACTGTACCTGAGGGAATGGGAGTTCAGCAGGCAGCGCTGGTAGTGCCTGTACCGCAATtggagcagccacagcagcaggcTATTATAGAGGAGCAGCCGCCGCCGGCGCTTGAAAGCGCAGGTTTGCCAGCACAGGACG CTGTGGCCCAGGAGGCAGAAAATCAAAAGGACGAGCTCAAAAAGCAACGCACCAACTACATCAAGAAGGTATCGCTGCTCAAGAAGGAAATGAAAGTGCTGAAGGAGCAACGTAATGATTTGACTAGTGGCGAGGCGCCGCCATCGCCAACAACAAAGAATTTTATAGAAGAAAATGACCGACTACAg GTGCAAATCAAAAAGAAACTGGATACCATTGAGAATGTTATAGATATGCTAAATGGCATTATAGGCGACGAGGAGGCAGAGGAGGAGCAAGAGGAGACGCCCAAGAGTCAGCCGGAACAATCGAACAGCAAAAGTGGTCAGGCAACTGGTACTTCTACCACAAGTGACAGCAGTGCTGATAGCTTTGACTCCAgctcctccagcagcagctcttcaGACTCCTCCTCCGAAGCTGAAGGCGAGGCAGACAATGATAATGATACTAATAGCCCAACAGATCGTCTCAAAGCTTGCGCTATTCAAAGTATGAAAGCTAAACAGGCAGCGGCTTCAAAACAAGCTGACCCTGCTCAAAACTGTAATCTTGTGTTCTTTGATCCCGAGCAGCATTGGTGTGAGAGCTGCAATGCCTTTCCCAAGACGGCGCGTGATTATCTTAAGCATTTGCATGCTGAGGAGCATATGAATCGTGAGACCGTCGAAACGCCTTGGCATGTGGGCATTGATCATGATCCGTTTCCCACAATTGATAAGGCGCCGGTGAAGCGAGTTCCAGTGCGTGGATTGCAGTTTCTGGTGCCAGCTAGCGCTTGGTATTGTAAGCTCTGTAGCGTCTGGATTGGCGATCTGCACTGTGCCTCAGCGCATTTGAAGTCCAGAATGCATGCAAATCGATATGAT CTATTTCTCAAAAAGCAACCAAACTATGAAAGCGAATGGCATAGCAAACGTGAaaaggcgcagcagcagcaaaaggaaaGCGAGGAGGTCAAGCAAAAGAAGGCCGATGAGAAGGTTTCTAAAAAGCGTAAGAAGAAGAG TTCGgacaagaagaaaaagaagcgCAAGCACAGCAAGAAGCATAAGCGCAATGCCACCAGCACTTCATCCTCAACTGCGGACAGCTCCTCGTCAGATGAGGAGGAACATTCTAAGCAGCAACCAAAGAAAGAGCCTGTGGATGCTGCAACAGCGACAATCAATGCAGCCAGCATACGCGTGGCCATGCGCAAGCAGGAAGGACCACAGGAGGTCGCTCAGCCGCAAGTtgcgccaccaccaccacccattATAAAAGATGCCTTCAATGCGGATAAGCGCGGCAAGTGGACGTCATCTGCCAATGAGGATGGCAAAGTTGAGGAGCAAAAGAAACGCGATGATGCCATGCTGCAGCAATGGAATCCAGTCATTAGCGAAAGTGAAAAGAAGATAATTGAGGATCTGAAAGGCAAGCTAAAGAACAAGCTGCGTCCTGGTGCtgagagcaaaagcaattcaagTGCCGCCGTTGAGGAGAAACCAAAGCGTGCGCTCTCCAAGCGACGCAGCAACAGTCGCGGCCGCTCTGATCGCTCAGAGCGTGAACGACGCGACAGAGAGCGTGACAGGGAGCGCGAGCGTGATAGAGACCGTGATCGTGAACGCGAGCGACGCGACCGCGAGCGTGATCGAGATCGTGAGCGTCGCCGTGTGCGCAGCTcacgcagtcgcagtcgtgGTAATCGACGCAGTCGTTCGCGCGATacgcgtcgtcgtcgcagccgcagtcgcCAACGCTCCGAAGAGCGCGTGGAGCGTGTAGAGCGACCTGTTGTCAAGCATTCCGAGTTTCGGCCACGCGCACAACCGGCACCCGCCAAGTCCACAGAGCCCAAGAAGGAGAAAAAAGAGCCGCCAGCCAAGCCCAAGAGCACCAGCGCTGGTGGCAAAAAATTGCCTTTCATAGGCAAAATGCCGGTGCTAAAGAAGCAACCAACAGTGGCGCCAGCTATAGCCGCTGGCTACGCTGAAGCGGCTGTCTATACCAATGGTGTGGGCTTGGAGAATGCAGGCTTggtgccgccaccgccaccaccacctgGCGGCATGTCTATGTCAGCAGCTACGCGAGCCGCTGCGCCAACTGcagcacaaatacaaatggcAATGATGGAGGATGTGTATGGCAATGCACCACCATTTCATCCGGATGCTGGCATGATGATGGACTATGATGAGCTTATGCCAGATCCAGTGCAATTTGCTAACCTTATGACCAACTgtccgccaccgccgccacccGGCGGAGACAGCGCGGGTGCCAGCAGTCTGGATGCTGAGCAAATGCAAGAGGATGCTGCAGAGGAAGATGTGCTGCCGCCAGGCATAGATGAGGTTGAACCGGATCACATGTCACAGCCTTtggctacaacaacagcaaccgaAGACGATGGCGTGCTGCCTCAGGATTTTGCTGAAGCTTTGGACATCATATTTCCAACAGAGCGTGCAGGCGATGAGGAAGCTGACGGCAATAGCAACGTAAACAACGTGCCACAAACTATAACCACCATTGTGGAAGATGAGCCAGTGCTGGATGAACAAAACTTGCATGATTTGGCTAAGCAGGGCATACACCTGGTGTCCATAGATGGCAACGCCAAGCGCAGCTCGATCGATGAGCAGCTTATGGAGGAGTCGTCCCAAACGTTGGACGAGGCTCCAGCTTTGCCGCTGGTCAATGGTAATGCAGCAACGCCTCAACAAATTCCAATGCCTGctacgccaccaccaccagcaacaaccacaacaacagaagttgcaataacaacagagCTGAAGCTAAAAGAAcgtgagcagctgcagctggaagTGGGCGACATACCACAACCGCCTGATTCACCCACAGACAGCGAGAAATTGCGACGTCAAGCGGAGTTGGAAGAGTTGGCCATGCTGGGCATCGATAGCAGCGATATGGCGGCACAAT ATGCATTGTAA
- the LOC108604275 gene encoding zinc finger matrin-type protein CG9776 isoform X2 — protein MLSPTVPLREMQNENAFSVAQEAENQKDELKKQRTNYIKKVSLLKKEMKVLKEQRNDLTSGEAPPSPTTKNFIEENDRLQVQIKKKLDTIENVIDMLNGIIGDEEAEEEQEETPKSQPEQSNSKSGQATGTSTTSDSSADSFDSSSSSSSSSDSSSEAEGEADNDNDTNSPTDRLKACAIQSMKAKQAAASKQADPAQNCNLVFFDPEQHWCESCNAFPKTARDYLKHLHAEEHMNRETVETPWHVGIDHDPFPTIDKAPVKRVPVRGLQFLVPASAWYCKLCSVWIGDLHCASAHLKSRMHANRYDLFLKKQPNYESEWHSKREKAQQQQKESEEVKQKKADEKVSKKRKKKSSDKKKKKRKHSKKHKRNATSTSSSTADSSSSDEEEHSKQQPKKEPVDAATATINAASIRVAMRKQEGPQEVAQPQVAPPPPPIIKDAFNADKRGKWTSSANEDGKVEEQKKRDDAMLQQWNPVISESEKKIIEDLKGKLKNKLRPGAESKSNSSAAVEEKPKRALSKRRSNSRGRSDRSERERRDRERDRERERDRDRDRERERRDRERDRDRERRRVRSSRSRSRGNRRSRSRDTRRRRSRSRQRSEERVERVERPVVKHSEFRPRAQPAPAKSTEPKKEKKEPPAKPKSTSAGGKKLPFIGKMPVLKKQPTVAPAIAAGYAEAAVYTNGVGLENAGLVPPPPPPPGGMSMSAATRAAAPTAAQIQMAMMEDVYGNAPPFHPDAGMMMDYDELMPDPVQFANLMTNCPPPPPPGGDSAGASSLDAEQMQEDAAEEDVLPPGIDEVEPDHMSQPLATTTATEDDGVLPQDFAEALDIIFPTERAGDEEADGNSNVNNVPQTITTIVEDEPVLDEQNLHDLAKQGIHLVSIDGNAKRSSIDEQLMEESSQTLDEAPALPLVNGNAATPQQIPMPATPPPPATTTTTEVAITTELKLKEREQLQLEVGDIPQPPDSPTDSEKLRRQAELEELAMLGIDSSDMAAQYAL, from the exons ATGCTCTCCCCAACTGTACCGTTACGTGAAATGCAAAACGAGAATGCAtttt CTGTGGCCCAGGAGGCAGAAAATCAAAAGGACGAGCTCAAAAAGCAACGCACCAACTACATCAAGAAGGTATCGCTGCTCAAGAAGGAAATGAAAGTGCTGAAGGAGCAACGTAATGATTTGACTAGTGGCGAGGCGCCGCCATCGCCAACAACAAAGAATTTTATAGAAGAAAATGACCGACTACAg GTGCAAATCAAAAAGAAACTGGATACCATTGAGAATGTTATAGATATGCTAAATGGCATTATAGGCGACGAGGAGGCAGAGGAGGAGCAAGAGGAGACGCCCAAGAGTCAGCCGGAACAATCGAACAGCAAAAGTGGTCAGGCAACTGGTACTTCTACCACAAGTGACAGCAGTGCTGATAGCTTTGACTCCAgctcctccagcagcagctcttcaGACTCCTCCTCCGAAGCTGAAGGCGAGGCAGACAATGATAATGATACTAATAGCCCAACAGATCGTCTCAAAGCTTGCGCTATTCAAAGTATGAAAGCTAAACAGGCAGCGGCTTCAAAACAAGCTGACCCTGCTCAAAACTGTAATCTTGTGTTCTTTGATCCCGAGCAGCATTGGTGTGAGAGCTGCAATGCCTTTCCCAAGACGGCGCGTGATTATCTTAAGCATTTGCATGCTGAGGAGCATATGAATCGTGAGACCGTCGAAACGCCTTGGCATGTGGGCATTGATCATGATCCGTTTCCCACAATTGATAAGGCGCCGGTGAAGCGAGTTCCAGTGCGTGGATTGCAGTTTCTGGTGCCAGCTAGCGCTTGGTATTGTAAGCTCTGTAGCGTCTGGATTGGCGATCTGCACTGTGCCTCAGCGCATTTGAAGTCCAGAATGCATGCAAATCGATATGAT CTATTTCTCAAAAAGCAACCAAACTATGAAAGCGAATGGCATAGCAAACGTGAaaaggcgcagcagcagcaaaaggaaaGCGAGGAGGTCAAGCAAAAGAAGGCCGATGAGAAGGTTTCTAAAAAGCGTAAGAAGAAGAG TTCGgacaagaagaaaaagaagcgCAAGCACAGCAAGAAGCATAAGCGCAATGCCACCAGCACTTCATCCTCAACTGCGGACAGCTCCTCGTCAGATGAGGAGGAACATTCTAAGCAGCAACCAAAGAAAGAGCCTGTGGATGCTGCAACAGCGACAATCAATGCAGCCAGCATACGCGTGGCCATGCGCAAGCAGGAAGGACCACAGGAGGTCGCTCAGCCGCAAGTtgcgccaccaccaccacccattATAAAAGATGCCTTCAATGCGGATAAGCGCGGCAAGTGGACGTCATCTGCCAATGAGGATGGCAAAGTTGAGGAGCAAAAGAAACGCGATGATGCCATGCTGCAGCAATGGAATCCAGTCATTAGCGAAAGTGAAAAGAAGATAATTGAGGATCTGAAAGGCAAGCTAAAGAACAAGCTGCGTCCTGGTGCtgagagcaaaagcaattcaagTGCCGCCGTTGAGGAGAAACCAAAGCGTGCGCTCTCCAAGCGACGCAGCAACAGTCGCGGCCGCTCTGATCGCTCAGAGCGTGAACGACGCGACAGAGAGCGTGACAGGGAGCGCGAGCGTGATAGAGACCGTGATCGTGAACGCGAGCGACGCGACCGCGAGCGTGATCGAGATCGTGAGCGTCGCCGTGTGCGCAGCTcacgcagtcgcagtcgtgGTAATCGACGCAGTCGTTCGCGCGATacgcgtcgtcgtcgcagccgcagtcgcCAACGCTCCGAAGAGCGCGTGGAGCGTGTAGAGCGACCTGTTGTCAAGCATTCCGAGTTTCGGCCACGCGCACAACCGGCACCCGCCAAGTCCACAGAGCCCAAGAAGGAGAAAAAAGAGCCGCCAGCCAAGCCCAAGAGCACCAGCGCTGGTGGCAAAAAATTGCCTTTCATAGGCAAAATGCCGGTGCTAAAGAAGCAACCAACAGTGGCGCCAGCTATAGCCGCTGGCTACGCTGAAGCGGCTGTCTATACCAATGGTGTGGGCTTGGAGAATGCAGGCTTggtgccgccaccgccaccaccacctgGCGGCATGTCTATGTCAGCAGCTACGCGAGCCGCTGCGCCAACTGcagcacaaatacaaatggcAATGATGGAGGATGTGTATGGCAATGCACCACCATTTCATCCGGATGCTGGCATGATGATGGACTATGATGAGCTTATGCCAGATCCAGTGCAATTTGCTAACCTTATGACCAACTgtccgccaccgccgccacccGGCGGAGACAGCGCGGGTGCCAGCAGTCTGGATGCTGAGCAAATGCAAGAGGATGCTGCAGAGGAAGATGTGCTGCCGCCAGGCATAGATGAGGTTGAACCGGATCACATGTCACAGCCTTtggctacaacaacagcaaccgaAGACGATGGCGTGCTGCCTCAGGATTTTGCTGAAGCTTTGGACATCATATTTCCAACAGAGCGTGCAGGCGATGAGGAAGCTGACGGCAATAGCAACGTAAACAACGTGCCACAAACTATAACCACCATTGTGGAAGATGAGCCAGTGCTGGATGAACAAAACTTGCATGATTTGGCTAAGCAGGGCATACACCTGGTGTCCATAGATGGCAACGCCAAGCGCAGCTCGATCGATGAGCAGCTTATGGAGGAGTCGTCCCAAACGTTGGACGAGGCTCCAGCTTTGCCGCTGGTCAATGGTAATGCAGCAACGCCTCAACAAATTCCAATGCCTGctacgccaccaccaccagcaacaaccacaacaacagaagttgcaataacaacagagCTGAAGCTAAAAGAAcgtgagcagctgcagctggaagTGGGCGACATACCACAACCGCCTGATTCACCCACAGACAGCGAGAAATTGCGACGTCAAGCGGAGTTGGAAGAGTTGGCCATGCTGGGCATCGATAGCAGCGATATGGCGGCACAAT ATGCATTGTAA
- the LOC108604275 gene encoding zinc finger matrin-type protein CG9776 isoform X3 yields MRTARRRSDKKKKKRKHSKKHKRNATSTSSSTADSSSSDEEEHSKQQPKKEPVDAATATINAASIRVAMRKQEGPQEVAQPQVAPPPPPIIKDAFNADKRGKWTSSANEDGKVEEQKKRDDAMLQQWNPVISESEKKIIEDLKGKLKNKLRPGAESKSNSSAAVEEKPKRALSKRRSNSRGRSDRSERERRDRERDRERERDRDRDRERERRDRERDRDRERRRVRSSRSRSRGNRRSRSRDTRRRRSRSRQRSEERVERVERPVVKHSEFRPRAQPAPAKSTEPKKEKKEPPAKPKSTSAGGKKLPFIGKMPVLKKQPTVAPAIAAGYAEAAVYTNGVGLENAGLVPPPPPPPGGMSMSAATRAAAPTAAQIQMAMMEDVYGNAPPFHPDAGMMMDYDELMPDPVQFANLMTNCPPPPPPGGDSAGASSLDAEQMQEDAAEEDVLPPGIDEVEPDHMSQPLATTTATEDDGVLPQDFAEALDIIFPTERAGDEEADGNSNVNNVPQTITTIVEDEPVLDEQNLHDLAKQGIHLVSIDGNAKRSSIDEQLMEESSQTLDEAPALPLVNGNAATPQQIPMPATPPPPATTTTTEVAITTELKLKEREQLQLEVGDIPQPPDSPTDSEKLRRQAELEELAMLGIDSSDMAAQYAL; encoded by the exons atgAGAACTGCTCGGCGTCG TTCGgacaagaagaaaaagaagcgCAAGCACAGCAAGAAGCATAAGCGCAATGCCACCAGCACTTCATCCTCAACTGCGGACAGCTCCTCGTCAGATGAGGAGGAACATTCTAAGCAGCAACCAAAGAAAGAGCCTGTGGATGCTGCAACAGCGACAATCAATGCAGCCAGCATACGCGTGGCCATGCGCAAGCAGGAAGGACCACAGGAGGTCGCTCAGCCGCAAGTtgcgccaccaccaccacccattATAAAAGATGCCTTCAATGCGGATAAGCGCGGCAAGTGGACGTCATCTGCCAATGAGGATGGCAAAGTTGAGGAGCAAAAGAAACGCGATGATGCCATGCTGCAGCAATGGAATCCAGTCATTAGCGAAAGTGAAAAGAAGATAATTGAGGATCTGAAAGGCAAGCTAAAGAACAAGCTGCGTCCTGGTGCtgagagcaaaagcaattcaagTGCCGCCGTTGAGGAGAAACCAAAGCGTGCGCTCTCCAAGCGACGCAGCAACAGTCGCGGCCGCTCTGATCGCTCAGAGCGTGAACGACGCGACAGAGAGCGTGACAGGGAGCGCGAGCGTGATAGAGACCGTGATCGTGAACGCGAGCGACGCGACCGCGAGCGTGATCGAGATCGTGAGCGTCGCCGTGTGCGCAGCTcacgcagtcgcagtcgtgGTAATCGACGCAGTCGTTCGCGCGATacgcgtcgtcgtcgcagccgcagtcgcCAACGCTCCGAAGAGCGCGTGGAGCGTGTAGAGCGACCTGTTGTCAAGCATTCCGAGTTTCGGCCACGCGCACAACCGGCACCCGCCAAGTCCACAGAGCCCAAGAAGGAGAAAAAAGAGCCGCCAGCCAAGCCCAAGAGCACCAGCGCTGGTGGCAAAAAATTGCCTTTCATAGGCAAAATGCCGGTGCTAAAGAAGCAACCAACAGTGGCGCCAGCTATAGCCGCTGGCTACGCTGAAGCGGCTGTCTATACCAATGGTGTGGGCTTGGAGAATGCAGGCTTggtgccgccaccgccaccaccacctgGCGGCATGTCTATGTCAGCAGCTACGCGAGCCGCTGCGCCAACTGcagcacaaatacaaatggcAATGATGGAGGATGTGTATGGCAATGCACCACCATTTCATCCGGATGCTGGCATGATGATGGACTATGATGAGCTTATGCCAGATCCAGTGCAATTTGCTAACCTTATGACCAACTgtccgccaccgccgccacccGGCGGAGACAGCGCGGGTGCCAGCAGTCTGGATGCTGAGCAAATGCAAGAGGATGCTGCAGAGGAAGATGTGCTGCCGCCAGGCATAGATGAGGTTGAACCGGATCACATGTCACAGCCTTtggctacaacaacagcaaccgaAGACGATGGCGTGCTGCCTCAGGATTTTGCTGAAGCTTTGGACATCATATTTCCAACAGAGCGTGCAGGCGATGAGGAAGCTGACGGCAATAGCAACGTAAACAACGTGCCACAAACTATAACCACCATTGTGGAAGATGAGCCAGTGCTGGATGAACAAAACTTGCATGATTTGGCTAAGCAGGGCATACACCTGGTGTCCATAGATGGCAACGCCAAGCGCAGCTCGATCGATGAGCAGCTTATGGAGGAGTCGTCCCAAACGTTGGACGAGGCTCCAGCTTTGCCGCTGGTCAATGGTAATGCAGCAACGCCTCAACAAATTCCAATGCCTGctacgccaccaccaccagcaacaaccacaacaacagaagttgcaataacaacagagCTGAAGCTAAAAGAAcgtgagcagctgcagctggaagTGGGCGACATACCACAACCGCCTGATTCACCCACAGACAGCGAGAAATTGCGACGTCAAGCGGAGTTGGAAGAGTTGGCCATGCTGGGCATCGATAGCAGCGATATGGCGGCACAAT ATGCATTGTAA